In the genome of Acidimicrobiia bacterium, the window GAGCAAGCGGCCGACGAGGCGGTCGGTGTCACGCAGCGCGCGTGCGCGGAGACGGTCGCGCTGCTCGTCGGAAGCGAAACGACCAGCGAGGTCGGCGCGCACCAAGTCGGAACCCTCGACGACCACGACCGAACGGTCGCTCCACGCCGCGCGGAACGCGTCGAGCACCGCGTCGGGATCGAATCGCACGCCAAATGGCGCGCTCGCGTCGGCTTGGAGGAGCCCGCGGTCGACGCGTCCGCGCGGCACCTTCCCATCGTGCGTGACCAACGCCGTGACCGCGCTGCGGCGGTAAGGCGGCTCACGAACCTCAGGGGTGCTCGGGTCGCTGCCGTCGCCGTTCGCGATCACCGCTCGACCGATGCCCGCGAGCTGCAACTCGTCACCGAGGAGCCCAACCTCCGCGCCGTACAACTCACTCTCGTTCGCGTCGACCACGTCGGGGATCGGCATGTACACGAGGCCCTTGCCGGGCGACGTGCCCGTGCGCGTCGCGAACACACGACCGGCGCGGTCGCGGCCGAATTCCTCGTCGACGCCGAAGCCCTGGCCCGCGGACTGCCCGCCTGCGGTCGCACGCGTTCCTGCTCCGAGGGTCAGGTAGCTGCTTTCGATGGGGCTCGGCCGTTCGATGCCGTTCGTGACGAGCCCGCCGATCGACGACGCGGCGAAGAGCCGGTCGAGGTTCGGGAGCGTACCGCCCTGGATGTCGGACCACTCGACGTTCGGGAGCGAGATGACGAGGACGCGCGACACGCGCGCTCCGCTCGGTGCGTTCGTGGCACCGTTCGCGGACGCCGCGACGGTGAGCACGACGCCGAGGGCTGCCGCCCCCGCGACGGCGAGTTTCCTCACTGCGAAGCGTCGGGCAGCAGCTTGGCGCCGTCCCCCAGGCCGTAGTGGCCGATCCTCGCCGGAACCTCTCGCAAGCCGGCGAGCGCGAGCGCCGCAGTGGTCGGGCCCTGCGGCCGGTCGAGGTCGTCGACCGTCGACACCTTCTTCCCGAGATCCCCCTCCCGCAACGGTGCGAGTGACGAGCCTCGGGCCGGTACGTCCTGGCCTCCGACGTAGACCTCGCCGACCGCGAGCGGTATCCCGGTTGCCGAGAACGCGGTCGCGGCGGGTACCACCACAAACTTGTCGGGCACGTCCGCGTCATCTCCCACGACGAGGAGCATCGATGCGCCACGCCTGGGGAACTGAGCGAGCGTCGGACCGCCGTCGCCCACGGTATCGAACTTCACGAAGCCCGCGTCCTCCAGGGTGGTGAGCAGGTCGGACGTGTCTCCCACAGTCGGCGGCGCCTGCAAGCGTTCGGCGAGTTGCTTCCATACGGCGGTGCGCAGCGTCGCCGGTCGCTTCGAAGACGAGCCCAGCGCTTCTGCCATCGCCGTGACGTCGTCGCCGTTCGCGAGCGCCCACTTGCCCTCGAGCCAGAGCACGCCGGTGACGTTCGCGCCACCACACTGCGCGGCCGCCACCGTCTTCTTCACCCGGTCTTCGTCGACGCCTCGCACCGCAACGAGTCCGATGTCCTCCCCCACGAGCGTCCCCGACAGCGCGTGACACTCGAGCGCGGTGATGGCGTCGGCATACTCGTTGTTCTCGTCGCGCAGATCGCTGTTCTCACCCTCGATGCGGTCGGACTTGCGCTCGACGCTGTCGAGCCGGTTGTTGAGCGTGTCGACGACACCGCGGTCGATGACGCCCGCGCCGACGACGACACCGAGCGCGAGCGCGAGGAAGATCGCGATCAGCGACGCGAGATGGAACCGGAAGTTGATCATCAGCCCGAGAAGAGATCCTTGAGGGTGACCCAGAGGCCGCGCATGAACACGTGGATGGGCTCGGCGACGATACCGACGACGACCATCGCGAGGACGGCAGCGCCGACGAGGAAGAGCATGTCGAGGCGGCGCACGCGACCCTCGTACAGGCGGCTCACACCCTTCGCGTCGACGAGGGCAGGCCCGAGCCGGAGGCGGGTCAGGAATGTGGAGGCCATGCCGCGCCGACCCTTGTCGAGGAACTCGACCATCGTCGCGTGGGTCCCCACCGCGACGATGAGCTGCGACCCCGACTCGTAGGCGAGCAGCATCGCGACGTCTTCACTGGTGCCCTCCGCGACGAACTCGTGGTAGTCGACGCCCCACGCGACGAGGTTCTCCCGTCCGGGGGCGCGCCCGTCGGGGTGCACATGGTGTACGAGCTCCGCGCCACAGTGGAGCGCGGGTTCCGATACCGAGTCGAAGTCGCCGATGATGACGTCGGGCTCCAGCCCGACCTCGAGCAGCGCGTCGGCGCCGCCGTCGACACCGATGAGCACCGGCCGGTACTCACGGATGTAGGAGCGCAGCGCGGCGAGGTCACTGCGGTAGTCGTGACCGCGGACCACCACGAGCGCGTGGCGTGCCGCGAACTTCGTGTGGAGCGGTGGCAGCGTGAGGGGCTCGAAGGTGAGCCGGGCCTCGCGCCGCACGTACTCCAACGTGTTGTCGGCGAACCGTTCGAGCTCGACGCCGATCGCCGCGCGCGCGTCCTCCATCGCCGATTCGATCTCTGGCTCTGTGAGCACCTTCGCGGTCGCGAGTAGGTCGTCGCCACGCCAGATCTCGCCGTCGACGATCCGCAACGTGTCGCCATCGCGCACGCGATCGAGCAGGTCCTTGCCCGCCGCGTCGAGCAACGGGATGCCGGCGCGCACAACGCGGATCGGGCCTCCGTTCGGATAGCGGCCCGAGATCGACTCCGACGCGTTGACGACGGCGATCACCCCGGCCTCGATCAGGCCGTCGGCGGCCACACGGTCGAGGTCGACGTGGTCGATCACGGCGATGTCACCGGGCACGAGGCGCCGGATCATGTCCTTCGTGCGGCGGTCGGCCTTTGCCGGACCTTCCACCGCGGCGGGAGTCTTCGGGCGCCGGCGCAGCCGGAGGCTCAGCATCAGCGCCTGCCTGATGGGTCGCTCAACTGCGAGCCGGGATACCCGACTCGCGGACGTTTCGCTCCTACTGATTCGAGCAGTTCGGCCGCGTGACGGCGCGCGTGCGACGAGTCACCGACTCCCGCGAGCATCCGGGAGAGCTCCGCCACGCGCTCGTCGCCCTCGATCATCGTCGCAGTCGCCACGGTTCGCTCGCTCCCAGTTGTCCGGTTCGTCGACTTCGGGACCACGGTCTTCTCCACCACGACCTGGGTGTCGGCAAACGCCGCCACCTGCGCGAGATGCGTGACGCACAGCACCTGATGCCGTGCACCCAGTGTCGCGAGCAGGCGTCCGACGGCAATGCCGGCTTCGCCTCCGATCCCCGCGTCGACTTCGTCGAACACGAGCGTCGGAGGCGCGTCCGTGAGCACGACGCGCGCCGCCAGCATCGCGCGGGAGAGCTCGCCCCCGGACGCGGCCCGGGCGATGGGGCGAGGGCTCTCTCCCTGGTTGGGCGCCAGCAGGAAGGTGACGCGGTCGGCCCCGTCCTCGGTGGGCTCGCCCGGCTCGATCTCCACCTCCATGCGCGCGTGCGGCATCGCCAGATCCCGGAGGTGCTCCTCCACGGCTCGGGCGAGCGGCGGGGCGGCCGCGAGCCGGGCAGCCGACAGCGCGCTCGACGCGTCGAGCGCGGCGCGTTCGAGGTCGCGGCGCTCCGTCTCGAGCTCAGTTGCCCGCGCGTCGTAGCCCTCGATCTGGGTGAGACGTTCGCGAGCTCGGGTCGCGTACGCGTCGACCTCGGCGAGCGAGTCGCCGTACTTCCGGCCGAGACCGCGCAGGAGCTGGCGACGGCGACGGACGTCTTCGAGCCGCTGCGGGTCGTCGGTGACCCGCTCTGCCGCGAGCCTGAGCTCGTGTTCGACGTCGGCGATCTCCGCTTGGGCAGCACGCACGCGCGCGCTCAGCTCGGCGAAGGGCAACCGACCGTCGAGCTCGGCGACGGCAACGCCGAGTGCGTCGAGCGCGGGCCCTTCGAGCGCGGAGTACGCGCGTCCGAGCGCCTCGCGGTGCGCGGACGCGTCGGCGAGGAGGAGCTCTTCGGCCTCGAGTGCGGTCTCCTCGTCGGGATCGTCGATTGCCGCTTCCGCGATCTCTTCCACCTGGAAGCGCAGCAGGTCGATCTCCCTGGCACGCGCGTGCGCGTCGCCGCCAAGCGCGGCAAGGTTGTCGTCGACACGACGGGTTCCCGCGCGCGCGGCGCGGTAGTTCGCGAGCGCGTCGGTTGCGGGCGCGCCCGCGTACCGATCGAGCGCCGCGCGCTGCACTCCGCTCTCGAGCAACGACTGGTGCGCGTGCTGACCGTAGAGGTCGACGAAGCGCGCGCCGAGCTCGGCCAGCTCGCTCGCGGTCGCGAGGCGGCCGTCGACGTACGCGCGGCTGCGACCATCGCGCGGGATCACCCGCGCGAACACCATCTCGTCACCAGTATCGGTATCGACGAAGCGACCCTCGACGCGCGCTTCGTCGGCGCCGTCGCGCACCAATGCCGCATCGGCGCGCCCGCCGACGAGCAGCTCGAGCGCCTCCACGATGAGCGTCTTACCCGCGCCGGTCTCTCCGGTGATGGCGGTGAGGCCGGAGCCGAGCAGCAGGTCGAGGTCGGCGACGATGCCGAGGTCGACGACGTGCAGCTCGGCAAGCATTCGGCGCCGGCCCTACCGATCGGAAAGGCCGAATTTGGCCTTCAGGATCTGGTGGAAGTCGCGCGGCCCCAGCGTGACGATGCGCGCCGGGCGGGTACCCCCTGTGCACGAGACCGTGTCGCCCGCGGCCAGCTCGCCGAGCTCGCGACCGTCGGCGGTGAGCACGACGGAACGGTCGTCGCAGACGCTGAAGCGCAGCGTCTCCTCGGGGTCGAGCACGAGCGAACGGTCGAAGAGCATGTGCGGCGACACGGGAGTGAGCAACAGGCAGCGGTGCCGCGGGGACACGATGGGGCCGCGTGCAGAGAACGAGTACGCCGTGGAACCGGTCGGCGTGGCGACGATCACGCCATCGGCCGCGTACGTCGTGAACGGCGCGCCGTTCACTTCCACGTCGAGGCGCACGAGCCGGCCCGTGTGCACCTTCTCGAGCACAGCTTCGTTGAGCGCGAACCAACGACCGCGCGCCGAACCCGCCGACTCGACCTCGACCTCGAGCACCATTCGCTCCGCGACCTCGTAGTCGCCGGCGAGAAGCCGGTCGAGTGCGGCGTCGAAGTCGTTGGGCTCGACCTCGGTGAGGTAGCCGAGCTGGCCTGCGTTCACACCGAGCACGGGGACACCCGCCTCGTACGCGAGGTCGACGGCGCGGAGCATCGTGCCGTCACCGCCGAGCGAGATCACGACATCGAGGCCCTCCGCGAACTGCTCGAGCTCGACCGCGAGGTGCCCGAGCCCCGCACTATCCGCGTCGGGCCCGGGTACACGGACCTCCACACCGTGCTCGGCGAGGCGCTCGGCCGCGTGCTTCGCGAGCTCGCTGGAGCTGCTGCGATGGGGGTGCGGTACCAGGCCGACCGTGTGCGCGGTGGGCTGGCCACTCACGTGGCCACTCATCGGGGTGCTCATCGGCGCGCTCGGGGATGTTCGACGGCGTCGTCGACGCACGCGTCGAGCGCCCCGTTGTCGACCGGGACACCGTGTTTGCGGCAGTGGAACAGGAACTCGACGTTGCCGTCGGCACCCCGCAGCGGCGATGTCATCGCGGCGACCGCGACGAGATCGGCGGCGGCCAAGCCATCACGCACCTCGCGGAGCACCGCGCGGTGCACCCCGGGGTCGCGCACGACGCCCTTCTCGCCGACGCGGCCCCTGCCCGCCTCGAACTGCGGCTTCACGAGCAGCGCCAGATCGGCGTCGGCAGTGCTGCAACGCGCGAGCGCGGGCGCGACGGTGACGAGCGAGATGAACGACAGATCGGCGGCGACGACGCCGACCGCGCCGGCGATGGCGCGGGCGTCGAGGCCCCGCACGTTCGTGCGCTCCAACAACGTGACGCGCGGGTCGTTGCGCAGCTCCCACGCAAACTGACCACGCCCCACGTCGACCGCGACCACCTCCGCAGCACCAGCGTCGAGGAGGCAATCGGTGAACCCTCCAGCGGCCGCGCCGGCGTCGAGCGCGCGCCGGCCGCGCACATCGATAGCGAATCGGTCGAGGGNNNNNNNNNNGCCGCGAGCTTCTCGCCGCCGCGCGAGACGAAGCGGGGCGCATCGCTGGTGACGTGGATCGGTTCGCTTGCCTCGACCATTCGTGCGGGCACAAGCGCGGGGCTGCCACCCACGAGCACACGGCCCTCCGCGATGGCATCAGCCGCACGCGCAGGGCTCTCGAGCAGTCCCCTCCTCACCAGCTCGGCGTCGAGTCGTCGCCGTACCGTCACCCGTCCCACAATACGCGGCAATTCGGTCAGGTCAGGGCAGCAGCGCAGCAAGCAACCGTGGTGCGAGCTCGCCGACGTCGGCGGCAACGTACGGAGGCGGCGGCGACGGGATCGCCTCACCACCGGGTGGCGCGACCTCCGAGGTAACACCCGACAGCACGAGCGCGAACGGCCACCCGAGCGCGTCGGCCATCGCACCGTCGGTCGACGGGCGGTCCCCCACCATCACGCCGCGTGTGCCGAGGCGCTCGTGCACGAGCGCAACGGTGGGGGGCTCGGGCTTGCCGGCGACCTCAGGTGTTCGGCCGGATGCGGTCGCGACCGCGGCGACCAACGAACCCGCACCGGGGATCAACCCACCGTCGCCCGTGGGGTACGTGGCGTCCATGTTCGTCGCGACGAAGCGCGCACCCTCACGAAGCGCGCGAGCCGCGCGCTCCAAGGCGGCGTAGTCGAAGTCGCGGTGGAAGCCGACGACCACCGCCACGGCCGGCGGCTCACGCACGACGGTGAGCCCGGCGGATTCCAGTGCCTCGACCACACCAGGACCCGCGCAGGCCAGCACGCGCGCGCCAGTCGGCAACTCGGCGCCGAGCAGCGCGCCCGCGGCGACGGCGCTGGTGAGCACATCGTCGGATGTGGCCGGCACACCGGAGCGTTCGAGCTTGGCCACGACGTCGGCGATCACCATGCTCGAGTTGTTCGACAGGAACCCCACGCGGAGCCCCGCGTCCCGGAGCTGCGCGACCCCACCCGCGGCGGCCGGGATCGGGTCGTCACCCCGCCAGATGACGCCGTCGAGGTCGAAACACACGACCGGTGCAGTCACTGGCTTACCGTCACTGGCTTACCGTCACTGGCCTACCGTCACTGGCCTACCGTCATCGGGCGTCGTCGACCGCTCGCGACAGCGCGTTCCGGTAGTCGGCCTGGTCGGGTCGCATGGCAATCGCGAGCTTGAGGTGGCGCCGCGCACCGAGCCGGTCACCTTGGCGCAGCAGGCAGAGGCCGAGCCCGAAATGGGCGTAGTCGTTCACCGGATCGATCTCCACCGCGCGCGCGAACTCGGCACTGGCGGCGGAGAACCGGCCGGACCGGAAGTACGCGCGCGCCAGCGCCTCGCGCACCGACGCCTTGTCGGGCTCGAGGTCGCGAACACGCTCCAGCGCGACGACCGCCGCGTGCGGGTTCTCCGACTCGAGGAGCCGGGTTCCCTCCTGGAATGCCTCGTACGCCGATTCCACGCCATCTCTCCTTCGTCGCGGCTCGCTTTCGTCAC includes:
- a CDS encoding tetratricopeptide repeat protein, with amino-acid sequence MESAYEAFQEGTRLLESENPHAAVVALERVRDLEPDKASVREALARAYFRSGRFSAASAEFARAVEIDPVNDYAHFGLGLCLLRQGDRLGARRHLKLAIAMRPDQADYRNALSRAVDDAR
- a CDS encoding SAM-dependent methyltransferase, translated to LDRFAIDVRGRRALDAGAAAGGFTDCLLDAGAAEVVAVDVGRGQFAWELRNDPRVTLLERTNVRGLDARAIAGAVGVVAADLSFISLVTVAPALARCSTADADLALLVKPQFEAGRGRVGEKGVVRDPGVHRAVLREVRDGLAAADLVAVAAMTSPLRGADGNVEFLFHCRKHGVPVDNGALDACVDDAVEHPRARR
- a CDS encoding HAD-IIA family hydrolase; the protein is MTAPVVCFDLDGVIWRGDDPIPAAAGGVAQLRDAGLRVGFLSNNSSMVIADVVAKLERSGVPATSDDVLTSAVAAGALLGAELPTGARVLACAGPGVVEALESAGLTVVREPPAVAVVVGFHRDFDYAALERAARALREGARFVATNMDATYPTGDGGLIPGAGSLVAAVATASGRTPEVAGKPEPPTVALVHERLGTRGVMVGDRPSTDGAMADALGWPFALVLSGVTSEVAPPGGEAIPSPPPPYVAADVGELAPRLLAALLP
- a CDS encoding S4 domain-containing protein, which encodes MTVRRRLDAELVRRGLLESPARAADAIAEGRVLVGGSPALVPARMVEASEPIHVTSDAPRFVSRGGEKLAA
- the recN gene encoding DNA repair protein RecN, giving the protein MLAELHVVDLGIVADLDLLLGSGLTAITGETGAGKTLIVEALELLVGGRADAALVRDGADEARVEGRFVDTDTGDEMVFARVIPRDGRSRAYVDGRLATASELAELGARFVDLYGQHAHQSLLESGVQRAALDRYAGAPATDALANYRAARAGTRRVDDNLAALGGDAHARAREIDLLRFQVEEIAEAAIDDPDEETALEAEELLLADASAHREALGRAYSALEGPALDALGVAVAELDGRLPFAELSARVRAAQAEIADVEHELRLAAERVTDDPQRLEDVRRRRQLLRGLGRKYGDSLAEVDAYATRARERLTQIEGYDARATELETERRDLERAALDASSALSAARLAAAPPLARAVEEHLRDLAMPHARMEVEIEPGEPTEDGADRVTFLLAPNQGESPRPIARAASGGELSRAMLAARVVLTDAPPTLVFDEVDAGIGGEAGIAVGRLLATLGARHQVLCVTHLAQVAAFADTQVVVEKTVVPKSTNRTTGSERTVATATMIEGDERVAELSRMLAGVGDSSHARRHAAELLESVGAKRPRVGYPGSQLSDPSGRR
- the steA gene encoding putative cytokinetic ring protein SteA, whose translation is MLSLRLRRRPKTPAAVEGPAKADRRTKDMIRRLVPGDIAVIDHVDLDRVAADGLIEAGVIAVVNASESISGRYPNGGPIRVVRAGIPLLDAAGKDLLDRVRDGDTLRIVDGEIWRGDDLLATAKVLTEPEIESAMEDARAAIGVELERFADNTLEYVRREARLTFEPLTLPPLHTKFAARHALVVVRGHDYRSDLAALRSYIREYRPVLIGVDGGADALLEVGLEPDVIIGDFDSVSEPALHCGAELVHHVHPDGRAPGRENLVAWGVDYHEFVAEGTSEDVAMLLAYESGSQLIVAVGTHATMVEFLDKGRRGMASTFLTRLRLGPALVDAKGVSRLYEGRVRRLDMLFLVGAAVLAMVVVGIVAEPIHVFMRGLWVTLKDLFSG
- a CDS encoding NAD(+)/NADH kinase — its product is MSGHVSGQPTAHTVGLVPHPHRSSSSELAKHAAERLAEHGVEVRVPGPDADSAGLGHLAVELEQFAEGLDVVISLGGDGTMLRAVDLAYEAGVPVLGVNAGQLGYLTEVEPNDFDAALDRLLAGDYEVAERMVLEVEVESAGSARGRWFALNEAVLEKVHTGRLVRLDVEVNGAPFTTYAADGVIVATPTGSTAYSFSARGPIVSPRHRCLLLTPVSPHMLFDRSLVLDPEETLRFSVCDDRSVVLTADGRELGELAAGDTVSCTGGTRPARIVTLGPRDFHQILKAKFGLSDR
- a CDS encoding copper transporter; the encoded protein is MINFRFHLASLIAIFLALALGVVVGAGVIDRGVVDTLNNRLDSVERKSDRIEGENSDLRDENNEYADAITALECHALSGTLVGEDIGLVAVRGVDEDRVKKTVAAAQCGGANVTGVLWLEGKWALANGDDVTAMAEALGSSSKRPATLRTAVWKQLAERLQAPPTVGDTSDLLTTLEDAGFVKFDTVGDGGPTLAQFPRRGASMLLVVGDDADVPDKFVVVPAATAFSATGIPLAVGEVYVGGQDVPARGSSLAPLREGDLGKKVSTVDDLDRPQGPTTAALALAGLREVPARIGHYGLGDGAKLLPDASQ